A region from the Triticum urartu cultivar G1812 chromosome 1, Tu2.1, whole genome shotgun sequence genome encodes:
- the LOC125541306 gene encoding SNF1-related protein kinase regulatory subunit beta-3 → MDHRQGRDDHEGVQVVGFEVPSSPDSSYSNPIPGNEDEAREPPLVPPHLQHTLLSFPPSHDDGSSLPLPQPVVLNHLYIEKENSRSVVALGITHRFKAKYVTVVLYKPVQRR, encoded by the exons ATGGACCACCGACAAGGCAGGGATGACCAT GAAGGGGTGCAAGTTGTTGGATTCGAAGTCCCATCATCACCAGACTCAAGCTACAGCAACCCTATCCCTGGAAACGAAGATGAAGCTCGAGAGCCCCCATTGGTTCCTCCTCACCTGCAGCACACACTGCTGAGCTTCCCGCCGAGCCATGATGACGGGAGCAGCCTCCCTCTGCCGCAGCCCGTGGTGCTTAACCACCTCTACATAGAGAAGGAGAACTCGAGATCCGTGGTTGCCCTGGGTATCACCCATCGTTTCAAGGCCAAGTATGTGACCGTCGTGCTCTACAAGCCGGTACAGAGGCGGTAG